One window of Quercus robur chromosome 5, dhQueRobu3.1, whole genome shotgun sequence genomic DNA carries:
- the LOC126724867 gene encoding uncharacterized protein LOC126724867 — MNQAWRLYHSPHMLWARVLKAKFFPHTSLFESTSTSRGSHIWKALFNGIQWLREGMKWIIGDGHNIRIWEDHCIPGGTLRSHIAGPLMWNEENSRVSSLRVAQTWDLTSLHVPLPPQIEQLIHGIPVARIAQLSNTFVWPHNNGMCSVSSAPHFIYQQQQVPLDKQEPLGARLGGAGTPYIP; from the exons ATGAATCAGGCATGGCGCCTGTACCATTCTCCTCATATGCTCTGGGCCAGGGTATTAAAAGCGAAATTTTTCCCACATACGAGTCTATTTGAGAGTACTAGTACTTCTAGAGGGTCGCATATTTGGAAAGCCTTGTTTAATGGAATTCAATGGCTACGCGAAGGTATGAAGTGGATAATAGGGGATGGCCACAATATCAGGATATGGGAGGATCATTGTATCCCGGGGGGCACACTTCGTAGCCACATAGCAGGTCCGCTAATGTGGAACGAAGAAAACAGTCGAGTCAGCTCTTTGCGAGTTGCTCAGACTTGGGATTTAACTTCTCTTCATGTCCCCCTCCCACCACAAATTGAGCAACTTATCCATGGGATCCCGGTGGCAAGAATCGCCCAACTCTCGAATACCTTTGTATGGCCCCATAATAATGGAATGTGTTCAGTGAGCTCGGCACCACATTTTATatatcaacaacaacaagtgCCTCTAGATAAACAG GAGCCTCTTGGAGCAAGACTGGGAGGTGCAGGCACACCATATATACCATGA
- the LOC126724866 gene encoding uncharacterized protein LOC126724866: MSTTIISDPMVLSTPETQTAAATKLISQLEVEFVICDCCGLTEECTPAYIAHVRERYYGKWICGLCGEAIKDEIIRSERLLSTEEAMNKHINFCKKFKPSDPPPDPTLHLIAAMRQILRRSLDSPRAMRSTPSSPLNSDREIHSSGLTRSESCFPSLSSP; the protein is encoded by the coding sequence ATGTCTACAACTATAATCAGCGATCCAATGGTTCTTTCAACCCCAGAAACACAAACAGCAGCAGCTACAAAACTCATTTCCCAACTTGAAGTAGAATTCGTCATATGTGACTGCTGTGGACTAACCGAGGAGTGCACGCCGGCCTACATAGCACACGTCCGGGAGCGTTACTATGGAAAATGGATATGTGGCCTATGCGGCGAGGCCATAAAAGACGAGATCATAAGGTCTGAAAGGCTACTTAGCACTGAAGAAGCAATGAATAAGCACATCaacttttgtaaaaaatttaagcCCTCTGATCCGCCTCCAGATCCTACTCTGCATTTGATTGCAGCCATGAGACAGATTCTAAGGCGCAGTTTGGATTCGCCGAGGGCAATGAGGTCTACGCCGAGTAGTCCGTTGAACAGTGACCGGGAAATTCATAGTTCAGGGCTTACTAGGTCTGAGAGTTGTTTTCCTAGTCTGTCTAGTCCATGA